In the genome of Primulina tabacum isolate GXHZ01 chromosome 13, ASM2559414v2, whole genome shotgun sequence, the window GCAGCGCTGGAAAGTGGCGCTGAGGCGCTACAGATGCGAAACGTGACTATGTAAACCCAATTTGACTTCCACCGTTCATTTTCCTCCTCCTTAACGCAAACCCTCATCCATCTCCTCTCCATTTTCGAAGTTCTTCCTCATTTTATGGGTGATTCACtcaagaaaaatatgaaatgaagGTAGATTTGTGATCCTCTCATCACAGACTTCAAGATGATGCAAGTATTTCCCAATTTTCTTAAAGTTTAGAAATGGGTTGAAAattagaattgatatttgagttgatatttgagatattaagatgttgGAGATGTTGTACttgagttggtttgaatttaaaaggGATATGAGCATGGTTTCTTGTTCTATGCACAAACAGTTTTACACCTTCTATATTTTGTGTTTATGGGATGGTTGTAGTTGGATTTTGATGTTAGggtcttcatcaaacttgtagATCATCAAGTTATCCTTGATTTGGTTCTTGAATCACTCTATTCCAGGAAGAAATTAAAGAGATATGTTATTTGAACTAAAAATGGTCTGGAACTCCGAGTCAGTGCAGATTTGTGTACAAGCctcctaggaaacttcccaggaggtcacccatcccgaaactgccccaagtcaagcacgcttaactttgaagttcttatgtgatgagctaccgaaaagaagatgcaccttcgtgatatgagtagtacatatcaaatcttttaagccttcttcaactgtacagtccattacattgaacagtctcggaatccttCTCATttcggtgtgggatcggttcattcatgttccctccacctagaagcctgctatgagccgctcattgtccgtgcaacctcatggtgccaacgatcaccccccgccctcttcggccccgggcctcagagtcggtaacatacgaggtaaaagtatcatttttattttaaattgaaaatatatggctcgatgaattacttgtgatttgatgatgattgttgtcttGAAATGAGTTTATTATGatatcgagataattatattcatttgcatcattacattgcatactgagccacttttcgattcagatttgatatagCGGAGGTCGCTttgatttattaatttgttggacgtatggggctatagttgagttgtcATAGTATATGCAGAGGTCGTTGCTATGggctgaacactctctataggtgCACCATAGTCCtaggattgtagaacacagcaccccacctcaagcagatgagtcggtggatgttgctagGGATTCTCTTCCTTTGGATatcctatgaccagatgattcacttgatcttgagatttagtGATAGCCCAcggcttctgatcatgcattgcattatattgcatatttatgaaattcatatgaactatttgtcattttaattctcatatgttattgattatatcaaactgggtttatactcaccggcacgtcgactacctcttgttttcatgtgcttgatggtaggtgaggcgaggcttgggatacCGGAGTCCAGCTCCATGCGAgaagatacgagttagagtgggattctcgggtcttaggagctatttgatgattttCGGATTACTTTAGCTCACtagtttattttggcatgttaaaacttatatttcaaacattcgAGACCTTTAAATTATTATGACGCTGTTTATATCGGTTTTTGAACCACGGATTATGTGTTTTACTCAATCGTTTGATTtgttacatttataattattagtattaacgttggacccggggccccacaactattaaataaatattcaatAATTTTGCACGCTTCCATCACAAATCAAATGATTGATTCTCCCTTCCGGATCTTCAAAGAAATCGAAAGCATCAAAATGTGCTGAATGTGCTGAAAGAGGTGGGACTTGGTTTGAATCTTCACCTTGCTGAATAAAATTAGTCACAACATTCTTTGTGTTCTCTTTTGATGCTTGATAGTTATCAACAAGGTGTTTGGACGTACGACAAGTATGATACCAGTGCCCTTTTACTCCACACCTATAACACTCATTTTCTGATTTCATTGGATTATTATTTCGACCATTTTCAATTTTCTTCTCTAGGTCATTACCCCACTTTTGGCAGCTTGTATTCTTTCGATTGCTTTGATTATAACGATCATTGTAGTTACGAGGTTTTCCATGCCCACGACCATATGGACGAAAATGTCTTCCACGGCACCCACGTCCACGTCTGTGACCATATTCGGTCTGATTTTGTTTTCCATTTTCATCATGCATTGTCACATTCACTTCAGAGAAAGGTTTGGCACCAGTAGGAAGGATTTCATGATTTTTCATCAATAACTCATTATTTTCCTCAGTCATAAGTAAATAtgaaatcaatattttttgaaaCCTCTTTCTCGATATTGTTGTTGCAGAAGCACATTAGAGGCATGAAAAGTGGAGCATGTTTTTCCAACAAATCATAATCAGTTGTTTTTTCTTCACAATTTCAAATGTGAACTGATGCGAAATAATGCATAATTATATTCACGTACAGATTTAAAGTCTTGTAAGCGCAAGTGTATATTCCAACCATAACGTGCTTTTGGGAGAATTATCGTCTTTTGATggctatatatttttttcaaatttcgcCAAAGATTGACTGGATCTTTTATCATCAAATATTCATTTTTCAAACTATCATGAAGATGCTGACGAAGAAATAGCATAACCTTTGCACTATTTTGCGGTGATTCACTATTTTTCTCCTTGATAGTATTTCCAATGCCCATAGCATATAGATGTATTTCAGCATCTAGTATCAAAGAGAGATCATTGTTGCCGGATATATCAAGAGCGGCAAATTCAAGCTTTGAGATATTTGACATGAACAAATCTATATAAAACAATTTATAAGTTAACAACTTATATAATATTCATAGAGAAACAATCGAATAAGTACacacaaaatttaaaatgtgccacatgaattgcaaacatatTACGAGATGGTAATGCGTTGATATGGAtcaaagaaagaaaacaaaatcGTTAACGTGTATATGAGATGCCACGAATTGAGAAATTTAAGAATTAAAAATGATGAACATCTATATCTGTGTGACCGTGCTCATAACATGCTATAAATAAATGCAAAATACTAACAAAATACAAATTAAAAGTAAGCAAAACAAGCaaattcaatatatataaaatgggttacatgaatgatatatttatagGTACAAAAAGTCCTTAGATAAGATAATTATGATATCAAAATTAATTGATTTGATTACGATTCTCTATCATCTCCAAAAGATACGATTACTAAAACTTTGATTATCTTAACATCCATAATATTGCAACAAATATAACTTAAGagaaataattatatatgtgAAGAAAGCTAGAAGAAGACAATAAAAAAAAACCTAAACTTCTCGAAATCTCTCTCCTCTATCCAGGTGAAGGCATGAAGTTGTTAGcacaaatatgtatatatataaagcaaaaatttgtgtgagacggtctcacgagtcgtattttgtgagacggatctcttatttgggtcatccatgaaaaagtattactttttatgctaaaaatattactttttatactaagagtattacttttttattgtgaacataAGTagagttgacccatctcacagataaagatttgtgatatcgtctcacaagagatctactttttatataaatatacacACTTCCACTTTGGCTAAATTCTACAAGTCGCATATTAAAAGATAATTTAGAAAATTTCCTTCTTGTAAAGCTTTCTTGAATCATGAATacgaatttatttttatttttttgtgtaaaaaaattaaattaaattaaatccaatTTAGCTCGAATTTTTTTTAcatgaattatttaattaaaaaataataatattgatctTCTTATTCTCGATGCAATATGAATCCAAATACTTTCAAATGATTGGTGAGGAAACAAGTAAAAGccatttttttaacaaaacacAGGAATAAAGATCTTGCGACTAAAAGATAAGTGTTTTTACTCTTCATCCAAAAACACAAAAATACTGTAAAGCTTTAACTAAGTCGTGTCATTCACAACTCAAGCTCATACACAATTTGGCAAACTTCAGAACTTCATTGTAGTATCAAGGTTCTGTTCACCTCTCACTGC includes:
- the LOC142521942 gene encoding uncharacterized protein LOC142521942; the encoded protein is MTEENNELLMKNHEILPTGAKPFSEVNVTMHDENGKQNQTEYGHRRGRGCRGRHFRPYGRGHGKPRNYNDRYNQSNRKNTSCQKWGNDLEKKIENGRNNNPMKSENECYRCGVKGHWYHTCRTSKHLVDNYQASKENTKNVVTNFIQQGEDSNQVPPLSAHSAHFDAFDFFEDPEGRINHLICDGSVQNY